One genomic region from Nostoc sphaeroides encodes:
- a CDS encoding trifunctional serine/threonine-protein kinase/ATP-binding protein/sensor histidine kinase, with translation MVSIPGYHVSKELYNGSRTLVYRANRETDQKSVVIKLMKTAYPSFSELVQFRNQFTIAKNLNLPGIIQTYSLEFYQNGYVLVMEDFGGISLKDYLTSVETRYIASLMEFLQVAIALCNTLDILIRYRIIHKDIKPANILIHPETKEVKLIDFSIASLLPRETQSLMSPNVLEGTLGYLSPEQTGRMNRGIDYRTDFYSLGVTFYELLTGKLPFQSHDPMELVHCHIAKLPPLVHEINPQIAPVLSSIVSKLMAKNAEDRYQSAFGLKYDLENCLHQLKETGEIVSFPIAQRDVCDRFIIPEKLYGREHEVKTLLKAFDRVTNNQTELMLVAGFSGIGKTALVNEVHKPIVRQRGYFIKGKFDQFNRNIPFFAFVQAFRDLMGQLLSESDVQLSTWKNKILQVLGDQGQVILEVIPELEEIIGQQPPATELSPSAAQNRFNLLFQKFIQVFTTKEHPLVIFLDDLQWADSASLKLMQLLMSESGSGALLLIGAYRDNEVSTTHQLMLTLAEIRKANATIHSITLAPLSKASLNQLVVDTLSCSDKTAQPLTELVYQKTQGNPFFATHFLKVLYEDGLISFNFAQGCWQCDIAAVKALALTDDVVEFVALQLQKLPTTTQNVLKLAACIGNQFDLQTLAIVSEQSETETAASLWKALQEGLILPTTEVYKFFQYSGHDSDSNPLNCNFQVPIYKFLHDRVQQAAYSLIPEKEKQFTHLKIGQLLLQNTSESQQEERIFEIVSQLNRGILLITQLTERQQLAQLNLNAGRKAKEATAYSAAIHYFYSGMQLLPINSWEIAYKLTRSLYEEAAEAAFLNNEFEQMESLIQSVIEQTTTLLDRVKVYEVQLQADQVRNQSFKAIAIGRELLAQLGVTLPESVTPQDIQQSVVNTLSILAGRSIQGLVDLPLMNDPKALVALRIMASIAPAIHQAAPYLFPIIACEEVNVSLKYGNAPLSAPGYADFGIVLNTCNQLESGSEFGKLALMLVDRFQAKSVQSMTIFKVGALNQFNQQHIRTSISLLQESHSLGLETGDFFHVLASMIFKLFYVYLSGTEVLEILLADIKAYESNFAQNQRLLNWSNIICQSINNLTESSDNSECFIGEYYQDEQLLSALIKENDELTLHVFFLSKLILSYLFENFPAAVENGNQGEQYLNGGAGMLSVPVFYYYDSLSRLAVYPTAEPSQQEQLLLKVGENQEKLQFRANFAPMNFQHKFDLVEAERHRVLGEKIAAIELYDRAITLAKENQYIQEEALSNELAAKFYLDWGKEKIAQAYMQEAYYCYARWGAKAKTDNLEKHYPQLLAPILQAQLNHFQLSSTVDGSSFPHQTIHTNLSSSSISQALDFATIFKVSQALSSEIQLEQLLTTLLQVVMENAGAKKAALLVLEQGNLVVKAVATINEGVTLVSVPLSSSQNIPIALVNYVKHSLKTVVLDDATVKNDFITDQYLMQQQPKSVLCTPILRHGQLIGLLYLENKLTIGAFTSDRLEVIQLLCAQAAISLENARLYQESQNYAHQLERSLQKLEHTQLQMVQNEKMATLGNLVAGVAHEINNPIGFLKGSLNNAKEYTQDLLAHIQCYQQHYPNPAIAVIEHGEEIDLEFLTEDLPKLVDSMKVASDRIEDISTSLRTFSRADTTEKVACNLHEGIESTLLILKYRLKANEKRPAIEVITEYGKLPPVKCFLGQLNQVFMNILANAIDALDTSGEGLSFAEVEAERQQILIHTEVSSEQNMVLIRIKDNGQGIPEEIRSRIFDHLFTTKEVGKGTGLGLAIARQIVEETHNGRLSCNSVLGEGTEFVIEIPVF, from the coding sequence ATGGTCAGCATTCCCGGATATCATGTTAGCAAAGAACTCTACAACGGTTCTCGAACCTTGGTTTACCGCGCTAATCGAGAAACTGACCAAAAATCTGTAGTGATTAAGCTGATGAAAACCGCTTATCCCAGTTTCAGCGAATTGGTACAGTTTCGCAACCAGTTCACCATCGCCAAAAATTTGAATCTACCTGGAATCATCCAAACCTACAGTCTGGAATTCTATCAGAATGGCTATGTGTTAGTGATGGAAGACTTTGGGGGAATTTCTCTCAAAGATTATTTGACCTCTGTAGAGACGCGATATATCGCGTCTCTGATGGAGTTTTTACAAGTAGCGATCGCACTGTGCAATACATTAGATATTCTAATTCGTTATCGGATCATTCACAAAGATATTAAACCTGCCAATATTTTAATTCATCCAGAAACTAAAGAAGTTAAGTTAATTGACTTTAGTATTGCATCTTTATTGCCACGAGAAACTCAAAGCCTCATGAGTCCTAATGTCCTAGAAGGGACACTCGGCTATTTGTCTCCAGAGCAAACTGGACGAATGAATCGGGGAATTGATTACCGGACTGATTTTTATTCTCTAGGTGTAACTTTTTACGAGTTATTAACAGGGAAATTACCATTTCAATCACACGACCCGATGGAATTGGTACATTGTCATATTGCCAAACTTCCGCCTTTAGTGCATGAGATTAACCCACAAATTGCACCTGTACTCTCATCTATTGTTAGCAAATTGATGGCAAAAAATGCCGAAGACCGCTATCAGAGTGCATTTGGGCTGAAATATGATTTAGAAAATTGTTTACACCAGCTAAAAGAAACGGGGGAAATTGTAAGTTTCCCAATTGCTCAACGGGATGTGTGCGATCGCTTTATTATCCCAGAAAAACTTTATGGTCGTGAGCATGAAGTTAAAACCCTACTCAAAGCATTTGACCGCGTTACCAACAATCAGACAGAATTAATGCTGGTAGCTGGTTTTTCTGGTATTGGTAAAACTGCTTTAGTTAACGAGGTTCATAAACCTATTGTCCGGCAACGGGGCTACTTTATAAAAGGCAAATTTGACCAATTTAATCGGAATATTCCCTTCTTTGCTTTTGTACAGGCGTTTCGAGACTTAATGGGACAATTACTGAGTGAAAGTGATGTTCAATTGTCAACTTGGAAAAATAAAATTTTACAAGTGCTGGGCGACCAAGGGCAAGTCATTCTTGAGGTAATTCCTGAATTAGAAGAAATTATTGGTCAACAACCACCTGCAACGGAACTTTCACCAAGTGCAGCACAAAATCGCTTCAATTTACTCTTTCAAAAGTTCATTCAGGTATTCACCACCAAAGAACATCCATTAGTAATTTTCCTCGATGATTTGCAGTGGGCTGATTCTGCATCACTCAAATTGATGCAGTTGTTGATGAGCGAGTCAGGAAGTGGAGCTTTACTTTTAATTGGGGCTTATCGAGACAATGAAGTATCTACCACACATCAGTTGATGTTGACTTTAGCGGAGATTCGCAAAGCCAATGCGACAATTCACAGCATTACTTTAGCTCCGTTAAGTAAAGCTAGTTTAAATCAATTGGTGGTTGATACCTTGAGTTGTTCAGATAAAACTGCCCAACCTCTAACGGAACTCGTCTATCAGAAAACTCAAGGAAATCCATTTTTTGCAACACACTTTCTCAAAGTATTATATGAAGACGGACTGATTAGTTTTAATTTTGCTCAAGGTTGCTGGCAATGTGATATTGCTGCGGTAAAGGCACTTGCCCTTACCGATGATGTTGTAGAATTCGTAGCGTTACAGTTGCAAAAGTTGCCAACAACAACGCAAAATGTGTTGAAATTAGCTGCGTGTATTGGCAACCAGTTTGATTTGCAAACCTTAGCAATTGTTTCTGAACAATCGGAAACCGAAACGGCAGCATCTTTATGGAAAGCTTTGCAGGAAGGATTAATTTTACCTACTACTGAAGTTTATAAATTCTTTCAATACAGTGGTCATGATTCTGACTCAAACCCATTAAATTGCAATTTCCAAGTCCCCATCTACAAATTTTTACACGATCGAGTACAACAAGCGGCTTACTCTCTAATTCCAGAGAAAGAGAAACAATTTACCCATCTTAAAATTGGTCAATTACTCTTGCAAAATACCTCTGAGTCACAGCAAGAGGAGCGAATTTTTGAGATTGTCAGTCAGTTAAATCGGGGAATATTGCTAATTACCCAACTGACTGAACGTCAACAATTAGCTCAGTTAAATCTGAATGCCGGTCGAAAAGCGAAAGAAGCTACCGCTTATAGTGCAGCAATTCATTACTTCTATTCTGGAATGCAGCTGCTACCGATTAATAGTTGGGAAATCGCATACAAATTGACTCGAAGTTTATACGAAGAAGCTGCCGAAGCCGCTTTTCTCAATAATGAATTTGAGCAGATGGAATCTCTTATCCAGTCCGTCATCGAACAAACAACCACCTTACTGGATAGAGTCAAAGTTTATGAAGTTCAACTCCAAGCCGATCAGGTGCGGAATCAATCATTTAAAGCGATCGCAATTGGGCGTGAACTTCTGGCTCAACTTGGGGTAACATTACCTGAATCAGTAACACCTCAAGATATTCAGCAATCTGTAGTAAACACGCTCTCCATCTTAGCAGGCAGAAGTATTCAAGGCTTAGTTGATTTGCCATTGATGAATGATCCCAAAGCTTTGGTTGCTTTGCGGATTATGGCTAGCATTGCTCCCGCCATCCATCAGGCTGCGCCTTATCTGTTCCCAATTATTGCCTGCGAAGAGGTGAATGTATCTCTTAAATACGGCAATGCACCACTTTCTGCACCAGGGTATGCAGATTTTGGAATTGTACTTAATACTTGTAACCAACTGGAGTCAGGCTCAGAATTTGGCAAACTAGCTTTAATGCTTGTGGATAGATTTCAAGCAAAATCTGTTCAAAGTATGACTATATTTAAGGTGGGTGCATTAAATCAATTTAATCAACAACATATTCGCACCTCAATTAGTTTATTACAGGAATCCCATAGTCTTGGATTAGAAACAGGCGATTTTTTTCATGTGCTAGCATCGATGATTTTCAAGTTATTCTATGTCTATTTAAGTGGCACAGAAGTTTTGGAAATTCTCTTAGCAGATATCAAAGCCTACGAGTCTAATTTCGCTCAAAATCAGCGTTTATTAAATTGGTCGAATATAATCTGTCAAAGCATTAACAATTTAACCGAATCTAGCGATAATTCAGAGTGCTTCATTGGTGAATATTATCAAGATGAACAACTATTATCTGCGCTCATTAAAGAAAATGACGAATTAACACTCCATGTATTTTTCTTAAGTAAGTTAATACTCAGTTATTTGTTTGAGAATTTTCCGGCGGCAGTTGAAAATGGAAATCAGGGAGAGCAATACCTCAACGGTGGCGCAGGAATGCTATCTGTGCCTGTTTTCTACTATTACGATTCTTTGTCTCGGCTGGCTGTCTATCCAACGGCTGAACCATCTCAACAAGAACAATTACTCTTAAAGGTTGGCGAAAATCAGGAAAAATTGCAGTTTCGAGCCAATTTTGCACCGATGAATTTTCAGCACAAATTTGATTTGGTGGAAGCAGAACGCCATCGGGTTTTAGGCGAAAAAATAGCAGCAATAGAATTGTACGATCGCGCCATAACTCTAGCGAAAGAAAACCAATATATCCAAGAAGAAGCGTTGAGCAATGAACTAGCTGCCAAGTTCTACCTCGACTGGGGCAAAGAAAAAATCGCTCAGGCTTATATGCAAGAAGCTTATTACTGCTATGCCCGTTGGGGCGCTAAAGCCAAAACTGACAACTTAGAAAAACACTATCCTCAACTTCTTGCTCCCATCTTACAAGCGCAACTTAATCACTTTCAACTGAGTTCAACCGTCGATGGATCATCATTCCCACATCAAACCATCCACACAAACCTTTCTAGCAGCAGTATTTCTCAAGCCCTCGATTTTGCCACCATCTTTAAAGTCTCACAAGCTCTCTCCAGTGAAATTCAATTAGAGCAATTGCTCACTACCCTCTTGCAAGTGGTGATGGAAAATGCTGGAGCGAAAAAAGCTGCCCTACTTGTACTCGAACAGGGCAACTTAGTGGTTAAAGCTGTAGCCACCATCAATGAAGGGGTGACTCTAGTATCTGTACCATTGTCAAGCAGCCAAAACATTCCGATCGCATTGGTAAACTATGTCAAACACAGCTTAAAAACTGTGGTGCTTGATGATGCAACAGTAAAAAACGATTTTATTACTGACCAATATTTGATGCAGCAACAACCCAAAAGTGTGTTGTGTACGCCGATTTTGCGTCATGGCCAATTAATCGGGTTATTATATCTGGAAAATAAGTTGACGATTGGCGCATTTACGAGCGATCGCCTAGAAGTTATCCAACTGCTATGCGCTCAAGCCGCCATCTCTCTAGAAAATGCTCGTCTTTATCAAGAATCTCAAAATTATGCCCATCAACTAGAGCGATCGCTACAAAAACTTGAGCATACCCAACTACAAATGGTGCAAAATGAAAAAATGGCAACCTTGGGCAATTTAGTTGCTGGGGTGGCACATGAAATTAATAATCCGATTGGATTTCTCAAAGGCAGCCTTAACAATGCCAAAGAGTATACTCAAGACTTACTTGCTCATATCCAATGCTATCAACAACATTATCCCAATCCGGCGATCGCAGTCATTGAGCATGGCGAAGAAATTGATCTAGAATTCCTGACTGAAGACTTACCAAAGCTAGTAGACTCGATGAAGGTGGCAAGCGACCGGATTGAAGACATTAGTACCAGCCTTCGCACCTTCTCCAGAGCCGATACAACCGAAAAAGTTGCTTGTAACCTCCATGAAGGGATTGAGAGTACCCTGTTGATTTTGAAGTATCGCCTCAAAGCTAACGAAAAACGTCCAGCAATTGAAGTCATCACCGAATATGGAAAATTACCACCAGTTAAGTGCTTTTTAGGACAGCTAAATCAAGTATTTATGAACATCCTTGCTAACGCAATTGATGCCTTAGATACATCCGGCGAGGGGCTTTCTTTTGCCGAAGTGGAAGCTGAACGTCAGCAAATATTAATTCACACCGAAGTATCCAGTGAGCAAAACATGGTGTTAATTCGTATCAAAGATAACGGTCAGGGAATACCAGAGGAGATTAGATCGCGGATATTTGACCACCTATTTACAACAAAAGAGGTTGGGAAGGGAACAGGATTAGGATTAGCGATCGCTCGTCAAATTGTCGAGGAAACCCACAATGGGCGGTTGAGTTGCAATTCTGTGCTTGGCGAAGGAACAGAATTTGTCATTGAGATTCCAGTATTTTAA
- a CDS encoding 5-(carboxyamino)imidazole ribonucleotide synthase yields the protein MKRVGVIGGGQLAWMMADSAQKLGVELVVQTPSVHEPAVSIAKETVFAPVDDAIATKILAQKCDVITFENEFVNLDALSVLAHQGVCFRPRLEALAPLLDKYHQRCYLRDLGLPVPQFVALDEVENLQSKIEYLGFPVVLKSRRHGYDGQGTFIIQDFATLEQTLSDETTTTLNQSLFLLEEFIPFERELAIIAARSVEGEIVTYPVVETQQEQQVCRRVIAPAEITPNQVAEIQAIAHTLLNSLQVVGIFGIELFLGTNGKILVNEIAPRTHNSGHFSLDACETSQFEQHLRAVCGLPLGNPALQCASAVMVNLLGYENSHSDYQSQRQQIAEIPQAHVHWYGKTQSRPGRKLGHVTVLLDNQNREQAIAIAHSIESIWYPR from the coding sequence ATGAAACGTGTTGGTGTAATTGGTGGCGGACAACTTGCCTGGATGATGGCGGATTCAGCACAGAAGCTAGGAGTAGAATTAGTAGTACAAACTCCAAGTGTTCACGAGCCGGCTGTGTCAATTGCCAAAGAAACTGTTTTCGCCCCAGTTGATGACGCAATAGCTACGAAAATATTAGCTCAAAAGTGCGATGTCATCACCTTTGAAAACGAATTTGTTAACTTAGATGCTTTATCTGTTTTAGCACACCAAGGCGTTTGTTTTCGTCCCAGGTTAGAAGCCTTAGCTCCTCTTTTAGATAAATATCATCAGCGTTGCTATTTACGCGACTTGGGTTTACCTGTCCCCCAATTTGTCGCCCTTGACGAGGTAGAAAATCTCCAATCAAAAATAGAATATCTAGGTTTTCCAGTAGTCCTCAAATCCCGTCGCCACGGTTATGATGGTCAAGGTACTTTCATAATTCAGGATTTTGCTACTTTAGAGCAAACCCTAAGTGATGAAACCACAACAACTTTAAATCAATCACTTTTTTTGTTAGAAGAATTTATCCCTTTTGAAAGAGAACTAGCAATTATTGCAGCTCGTTCTGTAGAGGGAGAAATTGTAACTTATCCAGTGGTAGAAACCCAACAAGAACAACAAGTGTGTCGGCGGGTGATTGCGCCAGCCGAGATTACGCCTAATCAAGTAGCAGAAATTCAAGCGATCGCACATACTCTATTAAATAGTCTACAAGTAGTAGGCATTTTTGGAATTGAGCTATTTCTGGGTACTAATGGCAAAATCCTGGTAAATGAAATTGCACCCCGTACCCACAATTCTGGGCATTTTTCCCTTGACGCCTGTGAAACTTCGCAGTTTGAGCAGCACCTCAGAGCAGTTTGTGGTTTACCTTTAGGAAATCCGGCTTTGCAATGCGCCAGCGCTGTGATGGTGAACCTACTAGGGTATGAAAACTCTCACAGCGACTACCAAAGCCAGCGTCAACAAATAGCAGAAATTCCCCAAGCGCACGTTCACTGGTATGGAAAGACTCAATCACGTCCTGGGCGGAAGTTAGGACATGTTACCGTTTTGCTAGATAATCAGAATCGAGAGCAAGCGATCGCCATCGCCCACAGCATAGAATCTATCTGGTATCCCAGGTAA
- a CDS encoding pentapeptide repeat-containing protein produces the protein MLWRQGLAFLLGIIIWCVADPALAVDWTHPLSFSNAELSRRDFSGDSLQAAEFSNANMELANFSNADLRGAVMSASVMTNANLHGADLTNAMVDQVNLTKADLSDAVFKEALLLRAIFNDVNIDGADFTDAILDRAQIKELCGKASGVNSKTGVQTRDSLGCQ, from the coding sequence ATGTTATGGCGGCAAGGGTTGGCGTTCCTTCTAGGAATTATTATATGGTGCGTGGCTGATCCCGCACTGGCAGTAGACTGGACTCATCCGCTTTCATTTAGCAATGCAGAGTTGTCAAGACGTGATTTTTCTGGTGACAGCTTGCAAGCTGCGGAGTTTTCTAACGCCAATATGGAACTGGCTAACTTTTCTAACGCTGACTTGCGGGGAGCAGTGATGAGTGCTTCAGTGATGACAAATGCAAATCTCCACGGAGCAGATTTAACTAATGCAATGGTTGATCAGGTAAACTTGACTAAGGCAGATTTGAGCGATGCAGTTTTCAAAGAAGCTCTTTTGCTCCGCGCCATATTTAATGATGTGAATATAGACGGTGCAGATTTTACAGATGCAATTTTGGATAGAGCGCAAATCAAAGAACTGTGCGGTAAAGCCAGTGGTGTGAATTCCAAAACAGGCGTGCAAACTCGTGATTCTTTAGGATGTCAATGA
- a CDS encoding lmo0937 family membrane protein, protein MLSILWGIVVVLIAFWALGLALHIAGNLIHAVLLLAIALAIYNFFKARDV, encoded by the coding sequence ATGTTAAGTATACTTTGGGGTATTGTTGTTGTACTGATTGCTTTTTGGGCATTAGGACTGGCACTTCATATTGCCGGAAATTTAATTCATGCAGTGTTGCTTTTAGCGATCGCTCTTGCTATCTATAATTTTTTCAAAGCGCGTGATGTGTAA
- a CDS encoding DNA cytosine methyltransferase yields MEQGHTPIKTLSLFSGGGGLDIGFHDAGFEIIQMVELEAKYVQTLQRNSLPEKWLEGSEAVCIDIRDYLPESHLTVDFIIGGPPCQTFSAAGRRAAGVSGTTDARGTLFQEYVRILNILKPKGFLFENVYGITGANGGKAWQEIQKAFREVGYNIYFRILDAADYGVPQHRERLFIVGLKEGEYLFPYPTHGPDSLNQNPYYSAGEAVEGADISEMETGLGGRFGHLLEHIPPGLNYSFYTKEMGYPNPIFSWRSKFSDFLYKADPTNPVRTIKAQGGQYTGPFSWGNRKFSIAELKRLQTIPDAYEIIGNRQVSIEQIGNSVPPQLGRILALSILEQVIKFKLPFPISYLPENKKLGFRQRKRKLTEIYSQKAKSAIADLRQAGKILSIPRFKYEDKGKMIRFLSADFSWTTKQTYESVKIYISYDLNDSCWLFTAGINDNCEEEDQYVVDVNPSCGHDEWVLGTCSVKLCAKALDTQLYTSLWKAFEEKLTEVTGKADLVQLSGYYQYNAQISGIITFHPQLKVKPLWRVIQCVTRCIGTAAQLSATELADRWGVKAEDVFSYLQSLRTMGYEVRNHNTNSQISKGEYLIPYAFPTLNPKSVQLRKSL; encoded by the coding sequence ATGGAACAGGGACATACTCCCATTAAAACACTCAGTTTATTTTCAGGTGGTGGTGGATTAGACATTGGATTTCATGATGCTGGCTTTGAAATCATTCAAATGGTAGAGCTTGAAGCTAAGTATGTTCAAACTTTACAAAGGAATTCTTTACCAGAGAAATGGCTAGAAGGCTCTGAAGCTGTCTGCATTGATATTAGAGATTATTTACCTGAATCTCATCTGACAGTAGACTTTATTATTGGAGGCCCCCCTTGTCAAACTTTTTCTGCTGCCGGACGTAGAGCTGCTGGAGTGTCTGGAACAACTGATGCTAGAGGTACATTATTTCAAGAATATGTTCGTATTCTCAATATACTTAAGCCTAAAGGATTCTTATTTGAAAATGTATATGGAATAACTGGTGCTAATGGAGGGAAAGCTTGGCAAGAAATTCAAAAAGCTTTTAGAGAAGTTGGCTATAATATTTATTTTCGGATTCTTGATGCTGCTGATTATGGAGTACCTCAACATCGAGAACGTTTATTTATTGTTGGATTAAAAGAAGGGGAATATTTATTTCCCTATCCTACTCATGGCCCAGATTCTCTAAATCAAAATCCTTATTATTCAGCAGGAGAAGCTGTAGAAGGCGCTGATATTTCAGAAATGGAAACAGGTCTAGGCGGACGTTTTGGACATCTACTCGAACATATTCCACCTGGACTTAACTATAGTTTTTATACAAAAGAAATGGGTTATCCTAACCCAATCTTTAGCTGGAGATCAAAATTTTCAGATTTCTTGTATAAAGCAGATCCAACAAATCCAGTACGGACAATTAAAGCGCAGGGAGGACAATATACCGGGCCTTTCAGTTGGGGAAATCGGAAATTCTCTATTGCAGAGTTAAAGAGATTACAAACTATTCCTGATGCCTATGAAATTATTGGGAATAGACAGGTTTCTATTGAACAAATTGGAAATTCAGTGCCTCCTCAACTTGGGCGAATATTAGCTCTTAGTATTTTAGAACAAGTAATTAAATTTAAATTACCTTTCCCTATAAGTTACTTACCTGAAAATAAAAAACTAGGTTTTCGGCAGAGAAAAAGAAAGTTAACAGAAATTTATTCTCAGAAGGCTAAATCTGCAATTGCAGATTTACGTCAAGCAGGAAAAATTTTATCTATACCTCGTTTTAAATATGAAGACAAAGGAAAAATGATCAGATTTTTATCTGCTGATTTTTCTTGGACAACAAAACAAACTTATGAAAGTGTAAAAATTTATATATCTTACGATTTGAATGATTCATGCTGGTTGTTCACAGCAGGTATCAATGATAATTGCGAAGAAGAAGATCAATATGTGGTAGATGTTAATCCGTCTTGTGGTCATGATGAATGGGTTCTGGGAACGTGTTCAGTTAAGCTTTGTGCTAAGGCTCTTGATACACAGTTATATACATCTCTTTGGAAAGCTTTTGAAGAAAAGTTAACTGAAGTTACAGGAAAAGCGGATTTAGTTCAGTTATCTGGATATTATCAATACAATGCCCAAATTAGTGGAATAATAACTTTTCATCCTCAGTTGAAAGTTAAACCACTTTGGCGTGTAATCCAATGTGTGACGAGGTGTATTGGTACTGCTGCTCAACTTTCAGCCACAGAGCTTGCAGACCGATGGGGTGTGAAAGCAGAAGATGTCTTTTCCTATCTTCAGTCTCTGCGAACTATGGGCTACGAAGTTAGAAATCACAACACAAACTCACAAATTTCCAAAGGTGAGTATTTGATTCCTTACGCCTTTCCCACACTAAACCCTAAAAGCGTGCAACTTCGCAAAAGTCTATAA